One stretch of Glycine soja cultivar W05 chromosome 7, ASM419377v2, whole genome shotgun sequence DNA includes these proteins:
- the LOC114419660 gene encoding peptidyl-prolyl cis-trans isomerase CYP40-like has product MGRGRCFLDISIGQELEGRIVVELYDDVVPKTAENFRALCTGEKGIGPNTGVPLHFKGSCFHRVIKGFMIQGGDISAGDGTGGESIYGLKFEDENFELKHERKGMLSMANSGPNTNGSQFFISTTRTSHLDGKHVVFGKVVKGMGVVRSVEHVATGDDDRPTLDVKVVDCGEIPEGEDDGISNFFKDGDTYPDWPADLDESPNELEWWMKSVDSIKAFGNEYYRKQDYKMALRKYRKALRYLDICWEKEGIDEEISSSLRKTKSQIFTNSSASKLKLGDIKGALLDTEFAMREGDDNAKALFRQGQAYMALHDIDAAVESFKKALTLEPNDAGIKKELAAARKMIADRRDQEKKAYSKMFQ; this is encoded by the exons atgggtAGAGGAAGGTGCTTCTTGGACATTAGCATAGGGCAAGAGCTCGAAGGGAGAATAGTGGTGGAGCTTTATGATGATGTTGTTCCCAAAACTGCTGAGAATTTCAGAGCTCTATGCACTGGTGAGAAAGGCATTGGTCCAAATACTGGGGTGCCCCTTCATTTCAag GGATCTTGCTTTCATCGTGTTATTAAAGGCTTCATGATTCAAGGAGGTGATATATCTGCTGGAGATGGTACTGGAGGAGAATCTATATACGGACTTAAGTTTGAAGATGAAAATTTCGAGTTGAAGCATGAAAGGAAAGGGATGTTATCAATGGCAAACTCTGGTCCTAATACAAATGGGTCTCAGTTTTTTATCAGCACTACCCGAACTTCTCACCTAGATGGTAAGCATGTTGTATTTGGGAAAGTAGTTAAAGGAATGGGAGTGGTCCGATCAGTTGAGCATGTTGCGACTGGAGACGATGATCGTCCCACTCTTGATGTTAAAGTTGTGGACTGTGGAGAAATTCCTGAAGGAGAAGATGATGGGATATCTAACTTTTTCAAAGATGGAGACACCTATCCTGATTGGCCAGCAGACCTTGATGAGAGCCCTAATGAACTTGAGTGGTGGATGAAATCTGTTGACTCGATTAAAGCTTTTGGCAATGAGTATTACAGG AAACAAGACTATAAAATGGCTCTAAGGAAGTATCGGAAGGCTTTACGCTACCTGGATATTTGTTGGGAGAAGGAAGGCATTGATGAAG AGATAAGTTCAAGTTTGAGAAAAACGAAGTCCCAGATTTTTACAAACAGCTCT GCTTCTAAATTGAAATTAGGGGATATTAAAGGAGCATTACTGGATACAGAATTTGCAATGCGTGAGGGAGATGACAATGCTAAAGCTTTGTTCCGCCAAGGACAG GCATACATGGCACTCCATGACATTGATGCTGCAGTTGAAAGCTTTAAGAAGGCACTGACCTTGGAGCCAAATGATG CTGGAATAAAAAAGGAACTTGCTGCTGCTAGGAAGATG ATAGCTGATAGGCGTGATCAAGAGAAAAAAGCATATAGCAAGATGTTCCAATAA